A window of the Hordeum vulgare subsp. vulgare chromosome 5H, MorexV3_pseudomolecules_assembly, whole genome shotgun sequence genome harbors these coding sequences:
- the LOC123452166 gene encoding uncharacterized protein LOC123452166: MANFRMDDDDELFHRYDPEVLAANGIDYPPGDARMRIKWWAFLMQVEGNLTLTNMSVPSAKIIRYPDQMEKAWGWWRLLPIYQGLDSDRPLYREYLCEYYLRNPPESVDDSASTGHKFVVRSAWTNENGRLIPLARKCLEMEAKFISLCKRNKIKLTDTETALSHKIKQHAQDIVDGVCEYAGAYAAAAALVCICKEAELMCERAMCGRYNSGNMTCMLCNQIREHAISLMLYKGSGSIAAAAGAAMVGAAKEAKLLRENLSGISFDEATSVSIREEACCILQDMHTEAFGANGKNNIAATAAADGADISTRISTVGNLTYTASNGKEDRKRELGSNGYAEWNDDKENMESCNGNNIVTSAAAGVEKSTGIRALRDLTCTASSGKEDNKRTLRSNGCTERNDAKENMENVNQKTGEEYVWKNETEEEAYKEAA; the protein is encoded by the exons ATGGCGAACTTCAGgatggacgacgacgacgagttgTTCCACCGCTACGACCCTGAGGTGCTGGCCGCCAACGGCATCGACTACCCCCCCGGCGATGCTAGGATGCGCATCAAGTGGTGGGCTTTTCTGATGCAAGTGGAGGGTAATTTGACTCTTACAAATATGTCGGTACCTTCGGCAAAGATCATCAGGTACCCAG ATCAAATGGAGAAGGCATGGGGATGGTGGAGGCTACTGCCGATCTATCAGGGCCTCGATTCGGACAGGCCCCTCTACCGGGAGTACCTCTGCGAGTACTACCTCCGCAATCCTCCTGAATCTGTTGATGACTCTGCCTCTACTGGGCACAAGTTTGTTGTCCGATCTGCATGGACAAATGAGAATGGCCGTCTCATTCCTCTCGCCCGCAAG TGTCTGGAGATGGAGGCCAAGTTCATTAGTCTGTGTAAGAGGAACAAGATAAAATTAACTGACACTGAGACTGCCCTGAGCCACAAAATCAAGCAGCATGCGCAGGACATAGTCGATGGAGTGTGTGAATATGCTGGTGCATATGCTGCCGCCGCTGCTTTGGTG TGTATCTGCAAAGAGGCTGAGTTGATGTGCGAGAGGGCTATGTGCGGGAGATACAACTCTGGTAACATGACTTGCATGCTCTGCAATCAGATCAGAGAGCATGCTATCAGTCTTATGTTGTACAAAGGGTCTGGATCCATTGCTGCCGCTGCTGGTGCCGCCATGGTG GGCGCTGCAAAGGAAGCCAAGCTGTTACGTGAGAATCTGAGCGGTATAAGCTTTGACGAAGCAACGTCTGTTTCCATTCGGGAGGAAGCCTGTTGCATTCTGCAGGACATGCACACTGAAGCTTTTGGTGCTAATGGGAAGAACAacattgctgctactgctgctgctgatggagCAGATATATCTACTAG GATCAGCACTGTTGGGAATTTGACCTATACTGCATCTAATGGCAAGGAAGATCGCAAGAGGGAGCTAGGAAGTAATGGTTACGCAGAATGGAATGATGATAAGGAGAACAtggagagttgtaatgggaacaaCATTGTTACTTCTGCTGCTGCTGGAGTAGAGAAATCTACAGG GATCAGAGCTCTTCGGGACTTGACTTGTACTGCATCTAGTGGCAAGGAAGATAATAAGAGGACACTAAGAAGTAATGGGTGCACAGAAAGGAATGATGCTAAGGAAAACATGGAGAATGTGAATCAGAAGACCGGGGAAGAATACGTGTGGAAAAACGAGACCGAAGAAGAAGCTTACAAGGAAGCTGCATAA